The Nocardia sp. XZ_19_385 genome contains a region encoding:
- a CDS encoding TDT family transporter, which translates to MTATMTSRPLGSRRLLGELDRDSLRHLGPNWFAAVMGTGIVANAAATLPWQFPGLHDAAIVVWGVAALFLIGLTIAYAVHLIRFPENARAHRHNPIMSQFFGAPPMALMTVGAGTLLLGKDVIGLSAAVAIDWVLWSAGTVLGLLTAFAIPYRMFTRHQIDGDAAFGGWLMPVVPPMVSAAMGALLVPHTPAGQLRLTMIIACVAMFGLSLIAALVTITMIWSRLVHFGVSKGAMVPTLWIVLGPLGQSVTASGLIANAAHGSLPELYDKGLIVFSVIFGIVTWGFAMLWLALAVAVTYRTYRAGELQFNLTWWGFTFPLGTCITGSAVLYTHTHAYLFAGTAVALYALLVGAWSVVVAKTLRGLLSGALLANPAADTARIATAR; encoded by the coding sequence ATGACCGCCACCATGACCTCGCGCCCGCTCGGTTCGCGGCGCCTACTCGGCGAGCTGGACCGCGATTCGCTGCGCCACCTCGGACCGAACTGGTTCGCGGCCGTGATGGGCACCGGCATCGTCGCCAACGCCGCCGCCACCCTGCCCTGGCAGTTCCCCGGCCTGCACGACGCGGCGATCGTCGTCTGGGGCGTCGCCGCCCTGTTCCTGATCGGGCTGACCATCGCCTACGCGGTGCACCTGATCCGCTTCCCGGAGAACGCGCGCGCCCACCGCCACAACCCGATCATGTCCCAGTTCTTCGGTGCGCCGCCGATGGCGCTGATGACTGTCGGCGCGGGCACGCTACTGCTCGGCAAAGACGTGATCGGCCTGAGCGCCGCCGTCGCCATCGACTGGGTGCTGTGGTCGGCGGGCACCGTCCTGGGCCTGCTCACCGCCTTCGCCATCCCCTACCGGATGTTCACCCGGCACCAGATCGATGGCGATGCCGCGTTCGGCGGCTGGCTGATGCCGGTCGTGCCGCCGATGGTCTCCGCCGCCATGGGCGCCCTGCTGGTGCCGCACACTCCCGCGGGTCAGCTGCGCCTGACCATGATCATCGCCTGCGTCGCCATGTTCGGCCTGTCGCTGATCGCCGCGCTGGTGACCATCACCATGATCTGGTCGCGGTTGGTGCACTTCGGTGTGTCCAAGGGTGCGATGGTGCCGACCCTGTGGATCGTGCTCGGCCCGCTCGGCCAGTCGGTGACCGCGTCCGGTCTGATCGCCAACGCCGCACACGGATCGCTGCCCGAGCTCTACGACAAGGGCCTGATCGTCTTCTCGGTTATCTTCGGCATCGTCACCTGGGGCTTCGCCATGCTGTGGCTGGCGCTGGCCGTAGCGGTCACCTACCGCACCTACCGCGCCGGAGAACTCCAATTCAACCTGACCTGGTGGGGTTTCACCTTCCCGCTGGGCACCTGCATCACCGGCAGCGCCGTGCTCTACACCCACACCCACGCCTACCTGTTCGCCGGAACCGCGGTCGCGCTGTACGCACTGCTGGTCGGCGCTTGGAGCGTAGTCGTGGCGAAGACACTGCGGGGTCTACTCAGCGGTGCGCTGCTCGCTAATCCAGCAGCGGATACCGCCCGAATCGCAACAGCCCGGTGA
- a CDS encoding type 1 glutamine amidotransferase domain-containing protein — protein sequence MAKILFVLTGADHWTLSDGSTHTTGYWAEEFLAPYTALTEAGHEIVVATPAGTVPPVDQVSLTADSNGGQAEADKVAAAIAAAPELQQPIRIADAVLGDYAAVYYPGGHGAMEDLPTDQSSGELLTATLSSGKPLAIVCHGPAAILAAKNSDGTSPFTGYRLTGFTNDEETAAGFAPKAPWLLQDRLVALGADFREAAPFAPHIEVDRNLYTGQNPASSAALAAELVKALA from the coding sequence ATGGCCAAGATTCTGTTCGTACTAACCGGCGCCGACCACTGGACCCTCAGTGACGGCAGCACCCACACCACCGGCTACTGGGCCGAGGAATTCCTCGCGCCCTACACCGCCCTCACCGAGGCGGGCCACGAAATCGTGGTCGCCACCCCCGCCGGCACGGTGCCCCCGGTCGACCAGGTCAGTCTCACCGCCGACTCCAACGGCGGGCAGGCCGAAGCCGACAAAGTCGCCGCCGCGATCGCTGCCGCCCCCGAACTCCAGCAGCCGATCCGCATCGCCGACGCCGTCCTCGGCGACTACGCGGCCGTCTATTACCCCGGCGGTCACGGCGCGATGGAAGACCTCCCCACCGATCAGTCCTCCGGCGAACTGCTCACCGCCACCCTGTCCTCCGGCAAGCCCCTGGCCATCGTCTGCCACGGTCCGGCCGCCATTCTGGCCGCGAAGAACTCCGACGGCACCTCCCCCTTCACCGGCTACCGCCTCACGGGATTCACCAACGACGAGGAAACCGCCGCGGGCTTCGCCCCCAAAGCCCCTTGGCTGCTCCAAGATCGCCTCGTCGCCTTGGGCGCCGACTTCCGCGAAGCCGCCCCCTTCGCCCCGCACATCGAGGTCGATCGCAACCTCTACACCGGCCAGAACCCCGCATCGTCTGCCGCACTGGCCGCTGAACTGGTGAAAGCCCTCGCCTGA
- a CDS encoding HNH endonuclease family protein, producing MKVTAPRLSLLGRAAGLCVALALAGGCGSATKVTPPPPNSPGNPIGSAAEISQMVDQLPVGKEASMSGYDREKFPHWDTNKAEHGFGAEFTQYAKCTTREVMMLRDAVGAVTLDAKSCKITVGKDGGWRDEYGFIDSKTGQMKPYKWMTDPATVDAEHIVPLAEAWRSGAASRDEDTRRRIANDSINLEASDPSANRSKGDQDIANYLPPGTFRCAYIDRYVRVKIKYALTVDSAEQSALRTAVADCVSRGEFK from the coding sequence ATGAAGGTCACGGCCCCACGGCTGTCTCTCCTCGGCCGCGCGGCCGGGCTATGCGTTGCGCTGGCACTCGCCGGCGGGTGCGGCTCGGCCACCAAGGTCACGCCCCCGCCACCCAATTCCCCTGGTAACCCGATAGGTTCGGCCGCCGAGATCAGCCAGATGGTGGATCAGCTACCGGTCGGCAAGGAAGCCTCGATGAGCGGCTACGACCGCGAGAAGTTCCCGCACTGGGACACCAACAAGGCCGAGCACGGATTCGGCGCCGAATTCACCCAGTACGCCAAATGCACCACCCGTGAGGTGATGATGCTGCGCGACGCCGTCGGCGCGGTCACCCTCGACGCGAAGAGCTGCAAGATCACCGTCGGCAAGGATGGCGGCTGGCGCGACGAATACGGCTTCATCGACAGCAAGACCGGTCAGATGAAGCCCTACAAGTGGATGACCGACCCGGCCACCGTCGACGCCGAACACATTGTGCCGCTGGCCGAAGCCTGGCGCTCCGGCGCGGCGTCGCGCGACGAGGACACCCGCCGCCGCATCGCCAACGACTCCATCAACCTGGAAGCCTCCGACCCCTCGGCCAATCGCTCCAAGGGCGACCAGGACATTGCCAATTATTTGCCACCGGGTACTTTCCGGTGCGCCTATATCGATCGATACGTGCGAGTGAAGATAAAATACGCACTGACCGTTGATTCCGCCGAACAGTCCGCGCTGCGCACCGCGGTCGCGGACTGTGTCTCTCGAGGAGAGTTCAAATAA
- a CDS encoding ACT domain-containing protein has translation MSQRLNVVPSRFVIEHFPEATFPEDDEWIALVRAPEGLTVVRDAPPWVDAEKWVGFYGGGSAHGLDVPGMLAALVGPLAEAKISVFVASTFHADLVLVPETKLEAATAVLEAAGHRVSA, from the coding sequence ATGTCGCAGCGCCTGAACGTCGTTCCCTCGCGGTTCGTGATCGAACATTTCCCGGAGGCGACGTTCCCCGAGGACGACGAGTGGATCGCGCTGGTGCGAGCCCCGGAGGGGCTCACCGTGGTCCGGGACGCACCGCCCTGGGTGGATGCCGAGAAGTGGGTGGGGTTCTACGGCGGTGGGTCCGCGCACGGGCTCGATGTGCCCGGCATGCTGGCGGCCTTGGTCGGCCCGCTGGCGGAGGCGAAGATCTCGGTGTTCGTCGCCTCCACCTTCCATGCGGACCTGGTCCTGGTGCCGGAGACCAAGCTCGAGGCGGCTACCGCCGTCCTCGAAGCCGCGGGGCACCGCGTCTCGGCCTGA
- a CDS encoding ABC transporter permease: MMVLSVARTDSPGETAPVSLVRHTMIQTQRLLLRWSRNPIALLETLIIPCLLLLMLDIVVGNQIEKFSGTNALYGSVPMVAIVGALSGAVAGGVMLGRERDAGLLARFWVLPVHRASGLISRILAEGCRILAGTLVVILVGHLLGFRFQQGPLAALAFVGIPVLFGWAFATMVTAVAVFTAKATLVEGITILSSLLMFFSTGFVPLIAYPQWIQPVVRNQPMSVAVDAMKALALGGPTAHPLILTVVWSVALIVIFATPAVIGYRRASRR, encoded by the coding sequence ATGATGGTGCTGTCGGTCGCTCGCACAGACAGTCCTGGTGAGACGGCACCTGTCTCGCTGGTGCGGCACACGATGATTCAGACGCAACGGTTGTTGCTCCGGTGGTCGCGCAATCCGATCGCCCTGCTGGAGACGCTGATCATTCCGTGCCTGCTGTTACTGATGCTCGACATCGTCGTCGGCAATCAGATCGAAAAGTTCTCCGGCACAAACGCTTTGTACGGGTCGGTACCGATGGTCGCGATCGTCGGCGCGCTGTCCGGTGCGGTCGCCGGCGGTGTGATGCTCGGCCGGGAACGCGACGCCGGACTGCTCGCCCGCTTCTGGGTGCTCCCCGTGCATCGCGCCTCCGGGCTGATCTCCCGCATCCTCGCCGAAGGATGCCGCATCCTCGCCGGCACCCTGGTCGTGATCCTGGTCGGCCATCTCCTGGGCTTCCGCTTCCAGCAGGGCCCGCTCGCCGCTCTCGCCTTCGTCGGCATCCCGGTGCTCTTCGGCTGGGCGTTCGCCACCATGGTCACCGCAGTCGCCGTTTTCACCGCGAAAGCGACTCTGGTAGAAGGCATTACGATCCTCAGCTCGCTGCTGATGTTCTTCAGCACCGGCTTCGTCCCGCTGATCGCCTACCCCCAGTGGATCCAGCCGGTCGTCCGCAATCAACCCATGTCGGTCGCCGTCGACGCGATGAAAGCCTTGGCCCTGGGCGGGCCCACCGCTCACCCGCTGATCCTGACAGTGGTGTGGTCAGTGGCTCTGATCGTGATCTTCGCGACGCCCGCGGTGATCGGCTACCGCCGCGCCAGCCGCCGCTGA
- a CDS encoding LysR family transcriptional regulator, whose amino-acid sequence MPLSPRVPDLAALDLLLSVIELGSLGRAAQAHGISQPSASSRIRYLEKLVGTPVLERTTLGSLPTPAGALIAEWARRVVDAAEQLDAGIGTLRAERDSRLRVAASQTVAEYLFPGWLMTMRTGAPEVTIALEAGNSVEVAQAVLDGKAGIGFIESPQSFRGLQSHEVARDELLVVVAPQHKWARRGAVTLAELAATPLIQREPGSGSRTLFEKVVAHAVPGWQPNIALELSSTTAIKTSVAADVGVSVLSSLAVAADVAAGHLVVAEVAELDLSRSLRAVWPTGQRLTGPARDLYSIALKASA is encoded by the coding sequence ATGCCTTTGTCGCCGCGGGTGCCGGATCTGGCCGCGCTGGATCTGCTGCTTTCGGTCATCGAGCTGGGCAGTCTCGGTCGCGCGGCGCAGGCGCACGGGATCAGCCAGCCCTCCGCGTCCTCGCGCATTCGCTATCTGGAGAAGCTGGTCGGGACGCCCGTACTGGAGCGGACGACGCTCGGTTCCCTGCCGACACCGGCCGGCGCGCTGATCGCGGAGTGGGCCCGGCGGGTCGTGGACGCGGCCGAACAGCTGGACGCGGGAATCGGCACCTTGCGGGCCGAGCGCGATTCCCGGCTGCGGGTCGCGGCCAGCCAGACCGTCGCCGAGTACTTGTTCCCGGGATGGCTGATGACGATGCGCACGGGCGCGCCCGAGGTCACCATCGCGCTCGAAGCGGGCAACTCGGTCGAGGTCGCGCAGGCTGTGCTCGACGGCAAGGCCGGGATCGGCTTCATCGAGAGCCCACAGTCCTTCCGCGGCTTGCAAAGTCACGAGGTGGCCCGCGACGAGTTGCTGGTCGTCGTTGCACCGCAACACAAATGGGCCCGCCGCGGTGCGGTGACGCTGGCCGAGCTCGCCGCCACCCCGCTGATTCAGCGCGAGCCCGGCTCCGGCAGCCGGACGCTCTTCGAAAAGGTTGTGGCGCATGCCGTTCCGGGCTGGCAACCGAACATCGCACTGGAGCTGTCCTCCACCACCGCCATCAAAACCTCGGTCGCCGCCGATGTCGGTGTCTCGGTGCTGAGTTCGCTCGCCGTCGCCGCCGATGTCGCCGCGGGTCACCTGGTCGTTGCGGAGGTGGCCGAGCTGGACCTGAGCCGCAGCCTGCGAGCGGTCTGGCCGACGGGTCAGCGCCTGACCGGACCCGCGCGAGATCTGTACTCGATCGCCCTGAAGGCGTCCGCGTAG
- a CDS encoding LysR family transcriptional regulator, translated as MSDRETDGALDLTQVRTFLAVYRAGTVTAGARLAGLSQPTVTAQLRSLEKRLGYQLFDRLPRGVAPTAAAAELAARVAGPLDALELAIGRPAHAEPAPEPPVRLAGPAEMLATQVLPALAPLITAGVRLNVTAGLSDELLAGLRAGQYDLVLSTVRPRGRTVVAEPLTDEEFVLVAAPAVAARIDGERLRAEGPVALSGVPLISYAADLPILRRYWRHVFGVRLTAEPAVIVADLRAISATVAAAAGISVLPRYLCAEELETGALIALLDPADPPINTGFLVRRPGPTAPHVDQVAQHLRTAARAW; from the coding sequence GTGAGCGATAGGGAAACCGATGGAGCCCTGGATCTGACGCAGGTGCGCACGTTTCTGGCGGTGTACCGGGCGGGAACGGTGACGGCCGGCGCCCGGCTGGCCGGACTGTCTCAACCCACGGTAACCGCGCAGCTGCGGTCCCTGGAGAAGCGGCTCGGGTATCAACTGTTCGATCGTCTCCCGCGTGGAGTCGCGCCGACCGCCGCCGCTGCCGAGCTGGCTGCCCGGGTCGCCGGACCATTGGACGCGCTCGAACTCGCGATCGGCCGCCCGGCGCACGCCGAACCCGCCCCCGAACCTCCGGTCCGTCTGGCCGGTCCAGCGGAAATGCTTGCGACACAGGTGCTTCCGGCGCTCGCACCGCTGATCACCGCGGGCGTTCGGCTGAATGTCACCGCGGGACTGTCCGATGAGCTGCTCGCCGGACTCCGTGCGGGACAGTACGACCTGGTGCTGTCCACGGTCCGCCCGCGCGGCCGCACGGTAGTGGCGGAACCGCTCACCGACGAGGAATTCGTGCTGGTCGCCGCACCCGCTGTCGCCGCGCGCATCGACGGCGAGCGGCTGCGCGCGGAAGGACCTGTCGCCCTGTCCGGGGTGCCGCTGATCAGCTACGCGGCGGATCTCCCGATCCTGCGGCGCTACTGGCGGCACGTCTTCGGTGTCCGGCTGACCGCCGAACCCGCCGTCATCGTCGCCGACCTCCGAGCGATCTCCGCGACGGTCGCCGCGGCCGCCGGAATCAGCGTCCTCCCGCGCTACCTCTGTGCGGAAGAACTCGAGACGGGTGCCCTGATCGCCCTCCTCGACCCCGCCGACCCACCGATCAACACCGGCTTCCTCGTCCGCCGCCCCGGCCCCACCGCACCGCACGTCGACCAGGTCGCCCAGCACCTCCGCACCGCCGCCCGCGCCTGGTGA
- a CDS encoding VCBS repeat-containing protein, whose product MRTTPLALAAGTAAFCLFAAGTAHAGPINFAAKVDSPSGGSFPSWGPGPSPTGTVGADFNGDDILDIVAADFQGAGPILMTGKGNGTFNPGTRVGTVGNGYGAVAAGDLNGDGAPDVVAQAWTFVATFLNNGDGTFAPAKKVVTLEGAQQEVAVADTNGDGKADVLSLVPAGVKTWFGKGDGNLESGPSSIIPGVPTAFTLGKFNNDNRVDLAVNNTVLQQAHVFTGKGDGSFELRGASTSGLITEDVGAGDFNGDGIDDVITADSFSFSTTLLTSNGQGGFSKTDRVALSGLGPTSIAVGDFDRDGKLDAVMSAVLNSKMVVFSGKGDGTIAKSGEFGVTSQPQTPVAADFDGDGKLDVVVAGSANAVSFLKNIS is encoded by the coding sequence ATGCGCACCACACCCCTCGCCCTCGCCGCCGGCACCGCCGCGTTCTGCCTGTTCGCCGCGGGCACTGCCCACGCCGGACCGATCAATTTCGCCGCCAAGGTGGACTCGCCCTCCGGCGGATCGTTCCCCTCCTGGGGCCCGGGCCCATCCCCGACCGGCACCGTCGGCGCGGACTTCAACGGCGACGACATCCTCGACATCGTCGCGGCCGATTTCCAAGGCGCCGGACCGATTCTCATGACCGGCAAGGGAAACGGCACGTTCAATCCGGGCACCCGCGTCGGCACTGTCGGCAACGGCTACGGCGCGGTGGCCGCCGGCGACCTCAACGGCGACGGCGCACCCGACGTGGTGGCCCAGGCCTGGACCTTCGTGGCCACCTTCCTCAACAACGGCGACGGCACCTTCGCACCCGCCAAGAAGGTCGTGACACTCGAAGGGGCACAACAGGAAGTCGCGGTCGCCGATACCAACGGCGACGGCAAGGCCGACGTGCTCAGCCTGGTGCCCGCCGGGGTCAAGACCTGGTTCGGCAAGGGCGACGGCAACCTCGAATCCGGTCCGTCCAGCATCATCCCCGGCGTCCCGACAGCATTCACGCTGGGCAAGTTCAACAACGACAACCGGGTCGACCTGGCGGTGAACAACACTGTGCTGCAACAGGCGCACGTGTTCACCGGCAAGGGCGACGGCAGCTTCGAATTGCGCGGAGCCAGCACCTCGGGCCTCATCACCGAGGACGTGGGTGCGGGCGACTTCAACGGTGACGGCATCGACGACGTGATCACCGCCGACTCCTTCTCTTTCAGCACGACGCTGCTGACTTCCAATGGCCAGGGCGGGTTTTCTAAGACCGACCGGGTCGCGCTGTCCGGGCTCGGGCCGACCAGCATCGCCGTCGGCGACTTCGATCGAGACGGGAAGCTGGACGCCGTGATGTCGGCGGTGCTCAACTCGAAGATGGTGGTGTTCAGCGGAAAAGGTGACGGCACCATCGCCAAGTCCGGCGAATTCGGGGTGACCTCGCAGCCGCAGACGCCGGTCGCGGCGGACTTCGACGGCGACGGCAAGCTCGATGTGGTGGTGGCGGGTAGCGCGAACGCGGTGTCGTTCCTGAAGAACATCTCCTGA
- a CDS encoding ABC transporter permease — MTAGAWLTDTRATPLKVQQWWVLTSRLIVPALKTGEVLSSVLAPVVFTASFYIPLKTVMTFAGHGFSSYAQFMMPIVILQAAAFTAIGAAFRAATDAVAGLDRRFGSMPIGPLVPVAARMAGNIFRLLIALAAALVAGHAIGFRFHLDFAHTLGFLLFAMLIGVALTLGADVIGTVSKSPEATTQALVLPPLILGMLSTGLAPASQFPSWVQPFVRNQPISQFAIGLRALAGDSKGNAGEVSWALMGPPLLWVIGILVVCVPLVVRLSSRRA, encoded by the coding sequence ATGACCGCCGGAGCTTGGTTGACCGACACTCGCGCAACGCCTCTCAAGGTGCAGCAGTGGTGGGTGCTCACTTCGCGCCTGATCGTGCCGGCGCTGAAAACCGGGGAGGTGCTGTCCTCGGTCCTCGCGCCGGTGGTGTTCACGGCCAGCTTCTACATCCCGCTGAAGACCGTAATGACCTTCGCCGGGCACGGATTCAGCAGCTACGCGCAGTTCATGATGCCGATCGTGATCCTGCAGGCGGCGGCGTTCACCGCGATCGGCGCGGCCTTCCGGGCCGCGACGGACGCGGTCGCGGGACTGGATCGGCGCTTCGGTTCGATGCCGATCGGACCGCTGGTTCCGGTGGCAGCTCGCATGGCGGGCAACATCTTCCGGCTATTGATCGCGTTGGCGGCGGCATTGGTCGCGGGCCATGCGATCGGATTCCGATTCCACCTGGATTTCGCGCACACGCTCGGATTTCTGCTGTTCGCCATGCTGATCGGCGTCGCACTGACGCTCGGCGCGGACGTGATCGGGACGGTGTCCAAGAGTCCGGAAGCGACCACTCAGGCGCTGGTGCTGCCGCCGCTGATTCTCGGCATGCTCTCGACGGGGCTCGCACCCGCGAGCCAATTCCCGTCCTGGGTACAGCCGTTCGTGCGCAATCAGCCGATCTCGCAGTTCGCGATCGGGTTGCGCGCGCTGGCCGGTGATTCGAAAGGTAATGCGGGCGAAGTGAGTTGGGCGCTGATGGGTCCACCGCTGCTGTGGGTGATCGGGATCCTGGTGGTGTGCGTGCCGCTGGTGGTTCGGCTGAGTTCGAGGAGGGCATGA
- a CDS encoding helix-turn-helix domain-containing protein, which yields MTTVEATGFARQLKHWRTLRRVSQLDLAIRTETSQRYLSFLEQGRSRPGRTMVVRLAESLELSLRERNDLLLAAGFAPVFPESRLDTPELAPIKAALERILDGHLPYPAVVVAPYGRLVAANAAFDLLAGPAAEHLLKPPINVLRLALHREGLAKHVVNLPEWGRHVTESLRGRALRSPDPALDQLIAELESYLPETNPGPDHLGFAVPLRLRRPEGELQLITTITSFATAVDITLAELHLEAFLPADDYTATYLHRRYGHR from the coding sequence ATGACCACTGTGGAGGCGACCGGTTTCGCGCGCCAGCTCAAGCATTGGCGCACGCTGCGGCGGGTCAGCCAGCTGGATCTCGCGATCCGCACCGAAACCAGCCAGCGCTATCTCAGCTTCCTCGAACAGGGCCGCTCCCGCCCCGGCCGCACCATGGTGGTGCGCCTGGCCGAATCCCTGGAACTGTCCCTGCGGGAACGCAACGACCTCCTGCTGGCGGCCGGCTTCGCTCCCGTCTTCCCCGAATCACGCTTGGACACACCCGAATTGGCGCCGATCAAGGCGGCCCTGGAGCGCATCCTGGACGGGCACCTCCCCTACCCCGCCGTGGTGGTCGCCCCCTACGGCCGCCTCGTCGCCGCCAACGCCGCGTTCGACCTGCTCGCCGGCCCCGCCGCCGAACACCTGCTGAAACCACCGATCAACGTGCTCCGCCTGGCATTACACCGCGAGGGGCTGGCGAAACACGTCGTCAACCTCCCCGAATGGGGCCGCCACGTCACCGAATCCCTCCGCGGCCGCGCCCTGCGCAGCCCCGATCCCGCCCTCGACCAATTGATCGCCGAACTGGAAAGCTATCTCCCCGAAACCAATCCCGGCCCCGACCACCTCGGCTTCGCCGTCCCCCTTCGCCTCCGCCGCCCGGAAGGCGAACTCCAACTGATCACCACCATCACCTCCTTCGCCACCGCCGTCGACATCACCCTCGCCGAACTCCACCTGGAAGCCTTCCTCCCCGCCGACGATTACACCGCCACCTACCTCCACCGCCGATACGGCCACCGCTGA
- a CDS encoding NAD(P)-dependent alcohol dehydrogenase produces the protein MNGLAYHLDPARGRNGLEARTQELPEPGPHQVLVKVLAASLNRRDLMLMDGTYPLPATPGIVPLSDGVGEVIALGDKVTRAALGDRVTATYFVHWVDGPQRLAHAAEQYGANHNGMLATYALLEEDSVVHVPEHLTDAEAATLTCAGLVAWAALTTPVPVQPGQTVLTVGSGTVALFAVQHAGMLGARVISVTSTQEKAERFRKLGAEEVIVRAETPDWEQEVAQLTGGDGADHILDTVGMPTLPKSVASGAYNAQLTMIGAMPGPALTEGDGNPFGNSYLSIRRIAVGSRTHFEAMNRAITEHRLRPVIDRTFPFEQAIEAYRYFSEEDPFGKVVVTMS, from the coding sequence ATGAACGGCCTTGCCTACCACCTGGATCCGGCCCGCGGCCGCAACGGCCTCGAGGCCCGGACCCAGGAACTGCCCGAACCCGGGCCACACCAAGTTCTCGTCAAAGTCCTCGCGGCTTCGTTGAATCGCCGGGACCTCATGCTGATGGACGGCACCTACCCGCTGCCCGCGACTCCCGGCATCGTCCCCTTGTCCGACGGTGTCGGCGAGGTGATTGCCCTAGGCGACAAGGTAACTCGCGCCGCCCTCGGCGACCGTGTCACGGCCACCTACTTCGTGCACTGGGTCGACGGCCCGCAACGTCTCGCCCACGCCGCCGAACAGTACGGCGCGAACCACAACGGCATGCTCGCCACATATGCCCTGCTCGAGGAGGATTCGGTCGTCCATGTCCCCGAGCACCTCACCGATGCCGAAGCCGCGACCCTGACTTGCGCGGGCCTCGTTGCCTGGGCGGCCCTCACCACCCCGGTTCCGGTGCAGCCCGGTCAGACGGTATTGACAGTCGGCAGCGGCACAGTGGCGCTGTTCGCGGTCCAGCACGCCGGAATGCTCGGCGCCCGAGTCATTTCCGTCACGTCGACGCAGGAGAAGGCCGAACGGTTCCGCAAACTCGGCGCCGAGGAAGTGATCGTGCGCGCCGAAACACCGGACTGGGAGCAGGAAGTCGCACAACTGACCGGCGGCGACGGCGCCGACCACATCCTCGACACCGTCGGCATGCCCACCTTGCCGAAATCCGTTGCCTCCGGCGCTTACAACGCCCAGCTCACCATGATCGGCGCCATGCCGGGCCCGGCGCTCACCGAAGGCGACGGCAACCCGTTCGGCAACTCGTACTTGTCGATCCGGCGCATCGCAGTAGGCAGCCGCACACACTTCGAGGCCATGAACCGGGCGATCACCGAACACCGTCTGCGCCCGGTCATCGACCGCACCTTCCCCTTCGAGCAGGCCATCGAGGCGTATCGCTACTTCTCGGAGGAGGATCCGTTCGGCAAGGTCGTCGTCACGATGTCCTGA
- a CDS encoding ATP-binding cassette domain-containing protein yields MSTDTGVVVEGIEKSFGAVKALRGVDFAAAQGEVLGILGPNGAGKTTTVNILSTLIAPDKGRATVAGHDVVTDPAAVRRAIMLTGQFAALDDMLSGYENLVMFGRLMGLRKRAARSRADELLAEFDLLKAAGRRVGTYSGGMRRRIDIACGLVVRPDVVFLDEPTTGLDPRSRQGVWDLVSSFRTHGITTLLTTQYLEEADALCDRIIVIDHGVVIAEGTADELKARTGGAYCEVVPLDLKDLPTIADALGSLLPEENRAALTADSDRIAIPAPDGAKTLAETLRRLDDAGIELVDIALRRPSLDDVFLQLTGHLAAADGEDAA; encoded by the coding sequence GTGAGCACTGACACCGGGGTAGTGGTGGAGGGCATCGAGAAATCGTTCGGCGCTGTAAAAGCTTTGCGCGGAGTGGATTTCGCCGCGGCCCAGGGGGAGGTGCTCGGCATTCTCGGGCCTAACGGGGCGGGCAAGACGACCACCGTGAACATTCTGTCCACGCTCATCGCCCCTGATAAAGGCCGCGCCACGGTGGCCGGCCACGATGTCGTCACCGATCCGGCGGCGGTGCGTCGCGCCATCATGCTGACCGGGCAGTTCGCGGCCCTGGACGACATGCTCAGCGGTTACGAGAATCTGGTGATGTTCGGCAGGCTGATGGGCCTGCGGAAGCGGGCCGCCCGCTCCCGCGCCGACGAACTGCTCGCCGAATTCGATTTGCTGAAAGCGGCGGGGCGGCGCGTCGGTACCTATTCCGGCGGTATGCGCCGGCGCATCGATATCGCCTGCGGGCTGGTGGTCCGCCCGGACGTGGTGTTCCTCGACGAACCGACCACCGGCCTGGATCCCCGCAGCAGGCAGGGGGTTTGGGATCTGGTGTCGAGTTTCCGCACGCACGGGATCACCACCCTGCTCACCACCCAGTACCTGGAAGAGGCTGACGCACTGTGTGATCGGATCATCGTGATCGATCACGGAGTGGTGATCGCCGAGGGCACCGCCGACGAACTGAAGGCCCGTACCGGCGGCGCGTACTGCGAAGTCGTGCCGCTGGATCTGAAGGATCTGCCGACCATCGCCGACGCGCTGGGTTCACTGCTGCCGGAAGAGAATCGGGCGGCCCTGACGGCCGATTCCGATCGGATCGCGATCCCCGCACCCGATGGTGCGAAGACCTTGGCGGAGACGCTGCGACGACTGGACGACGCGGGCATCGAACTCGTCGACATCGCCTTGCGCCGCCCGTCGCTCGACGATGTGTTCCTGCAGCTCACCGGCCATCTCGCCGCTGCCGACGGCGAGGACGCCGCATGA